ACGCGCTCCGGAGAACTTCGGTATAGGGACGAAGTCCGACGCCGCACGCTTCCTGATTGCGGGAAATAAACTCTACGGCGAAAAACGCTACAGGGAGGCCCTGGTTCAATACCGCAAGAGCTATGCTATCTCCCAGGACCAGATCCTGTCCGAGCTGATACGAAAGCTGGAGACCTCCTTGAACGAATACGAGGCCATCCAGGCCGCCAACAAATTGATCAAGGAGGCCAACCTTCTTTACAACCAGGGGCATATCCGGGAGGCGGCGGCGAAGTACCGGGAGAGCCTGGCCGCCCACACCAACGCGGAGGTCGAGGCGTTTCTCAAGCATATCGAGAGCGCCGCTCCCGTCAGCACCGACGCCGAGGCGTCCGGGCAGGGAAAATAACTTTCATGCCTCTTCCGGGGTCCGGTCTGGCGTTCTCGAGGAGGGAAATCACTTGCTGATCATAGGTTTCTGTAACCTGAAGGGCGGCGTCGGCAAGACGACGGCGTGTCAGAACGTGGCCGTAGGGTTGGCCCGTTTGGGCAAGAGGGTCGCCGTCCTGGACATGGATCCGCAAAGCAACCTGAGCGCCAGCTTCGGCATCTCGGTCGTCCCCGGAGCCCTCCAGATCTTCGACCTGCTCTCCAGGGAGGCCCGATGGGACGATGTCGTGACCTCCAAAGAGGGGGTCGACGTCATCCCCAGTTCGCTGGATCTGGTCATGGCGGAACTGCACCCCGAGGGGGCCATCGGGAAGGATACGCTTCTCCGCGAGGCCTTGGCCCTCGTGGACCCAAAACGCTACGACTTCATCCTGCTGGACAGTCCCCCTCAGCTCGGCGTGTTCACCCGCAACGTGCTGACGGCCTCGAACCTGTTGGTCGTCCCTATGGACGGAGGTTTCTACAGCCTGGCCGGCCTACGCCTTCTCAACGAGGCCATCCCGCTGTTCAAGGCGCGCCTCAACCCCCGGCTCGCGTTCCTGGGGATCCTCATGACCCGCCATAACCCCAACGTCTTCATCTCCCGCGAGGTGGCTTCCGAGGTTCGCAGCTTCTTCGGCAACCTGTTCTTCTCGGCCTACATCCGGCAAAACGTCAGCCTTATAGAGGCGTCCAGCCTGGGCATGTCCGTCTTCGCCTACGATCCGGCAAGCAACGGAGCGCACGACTACAAACGGGTCACAGCCGAATTTCTCGAGAGGTGTCAGAATCATGGCTAAGAAGAAGATCAGACCCAGCCTGAAGGATTACCTGCGGACGGGGGTCGTTCGGTTCAACGATGAAGGGGAACAGGGGACTGGCGCAGAGCAGACGGCGCTCCCCCCCTCCCCTCCCGCCGACAACCACAGCCCCTCGGCGGCTCTCCTCGCCCTTCTCTCGGAGCGCGACCGTCTGACGTGGGAGCCGATCCTTAGCGCCGGAACGGAGATGCGAACCGCCCCCCTCGATTTCACGACCCTGAGGGAGGAGTTCCGCAGAGCGGACAAGAACCGTTTTACCTACTACCTGATGTCGGACGGGGAGGAGCACCTGCGCCCGGTAAGGACGAGCGTCCAAATCCGAAGCCCGCTGAAGCTCCTCTTGAAATGGGACGAGACGGGCATCCTTACCTGCTACGGACTTCAATGACCACTGCGCCGCAATAACAAACGACACGACGGCAAGAAGGAGGCCCTCGGGCGGAGCCATACAGAGGCACGAGCGCACCGTCTGCCGCTGCACCGATCGATTGCGGGCGCTCGGCGAGGAAGGGAAACATACGGAATGAATTTGTCTCAGCTCAAATACTTTCAGGCTGTCTGCCAGTTTGGAACGATTACCAGAGCCTCGAAGGAGCTTCATATTTCGCAGCCCTCCATTTCCAGCGCGATCAGGGAACTGGAGGAGGAGTACGGAGTGATCCTGTTTCAGAGAAGACATCATGGTATGGTCGTGACCGAAGCGGGGAAACGTCTTTTGACGATGTCCAGAACCCTGCTCAGCGAAACGGAACGTTTGAACCGAGTCATGACCGAGCTGAGCGACGAGCGTAAAATCTTGCAGATCGGAATTCCTTCGTTGTTGAGCCTGTTCATCCTGCCTAAGGTCATAGAGGCTTATAAACGTAAAAGGCCCGATGTGCGGATTCGGGTCGAGAGCAGCGGCAGGAAAGAGGTATTTGAGCTGCTCACGGAAGGGGAACTCGACCTCGCGATACTGCCCTGCAGCACGTCAGGCTGTTTCGACTCGATCTACCATACGGTTCCTCTTTTCACACTGGAATTGGGAGTATGTGTTGCGCCGGGCCACCCGCTGAGCCAAAAGCCTGTTGTCACCATCGAAGACCTTCAGAGCGAGGACCTGGTGGTCTTCGAACAGGATTACCTGCATAAGGAAATCTTGTTCAATCGTTTCAAAGACGAGCACCTGAAGCCCAATATTTTGCTGGAGACATCGCAATTTTCTACAATCCTGAGTCTCGTGCAGCAGGGGACCGCGGTCAGCTTCGTTCTCAAGGATGTCGTAGAGGAATGGATGAAGATAAAATACATCCCCATATCCCCGCAGCTCAACTTGGACATCCGCATGATATGGCGGTCCGACGACTATATGTTTCAGTCCATGAAAGACTTCATTCATCTGCTGGAGACGATGGACAAGGACGACATGAGATCTTCCGCAGACATCGACGCCGAAGCCTCCCGAATCGTCCCTGAACGACAATGAATTCAAGAGAGCCCCTGCAGCCGCGATGGGCTGCAGGGGCTCCTGCGTTTTTACCCCGTCATTTCATCCACGTAGACGGAAAGAGTCCGATCCAGGAGGGACAAGACCGGCAAAGCCCCTTATCTGCCGCTGTGGTCAAATCCATTTCTCACCTTGTCGTCGCCTATGCCGCCGGCCAGCACCACCCGGGCTCCATTCAGCACCTCGATCTGCTTCTTCACCTCCCTGATGCAAAGCATAGCCAAGGGCATGCTGAAGTCCTGTCGGAGGACGAGGCGCTGAACATCCACATCCCTCATATTCTCCGGCATCGGATAAGCCGGAACCATCCAGCCGTGCATGCGCAGACGGTCTTCCAGGTCGTAAAGCGTCCACGGAACGTTGGCGTCCTTCCTGAGCCTCCAGCAAACGATCGGGACCCTCTCGGCCGTTTCCAGCATTTCGAAAAGCCCCATCTTCCCGATTTCGTCGGCCATGTAGCGGGCCACATCGATTGTGCGCTGGTGTATCTCCTTGTAGCCGTCAAATCCATTGCGCATGAGCATATAATACTGCCCGACAATCTGCGACGCGCTGCGCGAAAAATTGATGGCGATCGTCGCCTCTTCGCCGCCGAGGTAACTCACCCAGAAAATGAGGTCCTCCGGAAGAGCCTCCCTGCTGCGCCAGATCACCCAGCCTACCCCAGGATAGACCAAGCCGTATTTATGTCCGGACGTGCTGATCGACCACACGTTCTCCAAACGAAAGTCCCACTTGAGGTCGGGCTCGAGGAACGGCGCGATCATCCCCCCGGATGCTCCGTCGACGTGAATGCGGATGGGAAGTGAGGGGTGATTTCTGTTGTAGCTTCCTACGAGCTTGTCGAGCGTGCACACGTCGTCGTATTTTCCGGTATAGGTAATGCCAAGTATGGCGACGACACCGATCGTGTAATCGTCCACATAGTTCATGACCGTATCCATGTTGAGGGACAGGTGATCCTCGTCGATCGGGACGAGGCGCATGTCAATTTCCCAGTAACGGCAGAACTTCTCCCAACACACCTGGTACCCGGAGGAGATGACGAGATTGGGCCTTTTCGCGTTGCGGTCGACACCTGCCGCATCCGCCAGCTTCTTCCAGCGGAACAGCATCGCCAGCCCTCCGAGCATACAGGCCTCCGAGGAGCCCACCGTCGACGTTCCCATCGGCTTCTCCCCGGGGTCGGCGTTCCAGAGGCTGCCGATGATGTCGACGCAGCGATTCTCCAGGTCGGCCGTCATGGGATATTCATCCTTATCGATCGCGTTCTTCTCAAGGTTCTCCGCCATCAGCCGCGCGGCGGCAGGCTCCATGTACGTCTGGCAAAATGTCGCCAGGTTCTGCGTCGCGTTTCCCTCGATGCTCAGGTACTCGCGTATCATCTCGGAGGCGATGCGCGGCTCTATCGGTTTTCTATTGATCTTTTTGTCGGGCATTGCAACGTCACTGGCCTCGGAACCGAAGATGGGCGTCAGATACCGGGTCCTGGCATCGAGAGCCGCGAGTTCGTCGCTTATCTTTCCCGCGCTCTTCCTGGTCATTTTGCCTGACAATGGCTTCTTATCCATAACCTTCTCCTTTCCCTGATCTCTTCCTTACAATCTGCAGGCTGTGCCGCAGCTGCCGTCTACCTGCCGCCGCTCCTCTCCGCACCGCTTCCCGACCCGTTCCACCTGTATCTGTTCGCATAGATAACGAAGGGAATCGCCATGGATATGACAAAACATACTGCGAGTACGACCTGATATATCCTGTTGTCGTCAGCAGAGAGCTTCGATGAAGGGAAGAACGATATGACGAGCGTCGCTATCGTCATCAGCATCCCCACGGCTGCGACAATCAGCTTGAACGCCCTGCCGCCGGGGACCTGAAACACCCTCTTCAGATTGTCTTTTTTCAGTATCAACACGAAGTATCCTAGAAAGAACAGGACATAGCCCACCAGATAAATGACTACCGTCAGGCCTATCGCAGTCATATAGCCGACGGACGAATCCGCCCCCCCGGCAAGGACGATCGAACCGCAGAGGACCGCGTCCCACAGGGTTACGATCATTGCCTGAAGGACTATGGTCTTTACCGAGATGCCGTTCTTGTTTGTCCTGGCGAACGACGGCGGCAGAAGGCCATCGTTCGCTGCCTCCAGAAGAGCCCGGGACGGCCCGACGATCCATGACGATATCTCCGCGAGAACGCCGAGCGCCAGGAGTATGGACACCATCAGAACGAGCCCCTTGAACCGAGGGCCAAAGTGCGTAATAAATATCGCGATGAACGCCTCGATGACTCCATAAGAGAGATTCCCCTCAAGGGTTTCCGACGAAAGTGTCGTCGCTATGGCAAGTCCGCCAAGCGCATCGAGCATGATGGCTAATATCGTCAAAACAATCATAACCATAGGGTACGTCTTCGTTGGGTTTTCGAGTTCATTGACGTGCGAGGCCGAAGCCTCCACGCCCATATATGCCAGGATGAACGAGGCAAAAATCACGAGCGTATCCACGTTGGAGAAGTCGGGGATCAATGTTTCGAAGTTCATGGCGATCTGCGATGTCCCACCCGTCAGGAAGTATGCGACCAGCCCAACGAACAGGATAACGACGGGGACCACGATGCCGCCTGTGAAGCCGATTTTGGATATGCGCTCCGTGTACTTCGTGCCGCCCAACTGGGTGAATGTCAGCGTCCATACGATAACGGCGACGCCGAAAAACATGACAAGGGGATTATTGTACAGCGCGCTGAAGTCAAAGGCGTATGCCAATGCGGCCAGAATGAAGAACGCCATGGTGACAAATCCGACCGTTATTTGGAACCACTGGAAGAACAGCGCCGCAAATCCCCAACGCTGTCCAAGCGATTTCCCCACCCAGGAATAGATGCCCCCGGATTCCCATCCTTCGACGGTGGCCATCTCGGCCGAGCAAAGAGCTACTGGAAGGCACCACAGCACGCCGCCGACTATCAGGAAAAATACCAGTTGGAATCCGGAAGTGGCGAATGACGGATATTCGTATACCGTCATGACCATGGACGCCGTGATCGCAAAAAAACCAAAAAAGCTGAGCGTATGTGCCGGCCGCGTCACGGCGGGTTTTTTTGTCGAATTCCGTGGGGCCGCTTTATTCGAGGTATCCATATCATCCTTTCCTTTCTTCAATTTTTTCTTCAAACGAATATCGAGCGAAAAATAAGGAAGTGAGTCGATTCCCGATGCTTTGCCCTCTTTCTGCCGCTCCATAGTCTATTATCATTATCAGGTATCGGGGCAGCTTTTGTAAAGAATTTAATTCCGAGGCTAGCCACGGTTAAAGCTATATTATTATTTATCACAATTCTCTTTATATACATAATAGAAACCGAACGTTGATTCCCCACATAAAATACCGGCGGCCATCGACTTGAAGTCGAGGGCCGCCGATATTGGGACGGTGCCGTCGGGAAAAATTGTCACGAACTGAGGAAGTCCGAATACCTCCGAACGATAGGAAACTCGTACAGGCCGGATATCATAGCCTCCCCGACCAGTTCGAGTCTCCCGCACTGATGCGATTGGACCATCATGCACCGAACGATACACAAGGAGTATGAAGTTGGCCGGTCAAAAAATAACCCGCCTTCCGTCCGATTTATCGAATCGATTAGCCCACGGCCCTTATAGGGTTACAGTGCCGTCAAATGCTCCTGATAGGAGCTCTGGAGTCCCTCCAGCACGGCAAAGATATTCTCGGCAAGTTTACGGTTTCCCGCGCTGTAGCGCATCAGCCCACCCCTGAGATCGTCGGCGGAGGCGCAATAACGGGCCAGGATCTCAGTCCCTACCAAGATATTGTATTGGGGGTCCAGGATGGCCTTCGCATTCTTGATATGGGGGTATTTTTGAGTGATGCTCCTGCGATGAACGCGCCAGCGCACCTGCATCAGGCCGTAGTCCCCCCCTCGGGAGACCGCGTCGTGGCGAGCCGAGGATTCCTTGACGATCATGGCGGCGACGACGAAGGGGTCCTGCTGGAACTTTTCGCCGGCCTGGAGGATGTACTCCGCGTATTGGGACGCGGCCTGCTGACTCAGCTTGGAATTATAGTGCCGCATCAGGGCGGCGATACTTTTTTTCTGGGCTTTCCGATGCTTTTCGAGCTTCGCCATCCGGGAAGGAGCATCGTGCGCATCCCTTGAAACGGACGCCGTCAAAACGGCAAACTGCGGTTTACGCTGAGACGCGGCGAGCGGAAAACCATAGAACTCCAACTCCGCGCTCGCTGCGGAGGAAAAAAGAAGGGGCATCAAAACAGATCCAACAAAAAAGCGGACCATGAAATGAAAATTCATGGGAAAAACCTCCTCACTTCAACGTGACATCACAGTCTCCGCTGCTCGCCTCCATAGTTTCTTCATCAATTTCTCCATCGCACCAAAACGAATGAGCAAGAGAAGGAGCCTCTCGCCCATCCTTTGAAAATCCGCTGAAAACCCGCCGCACCTCAGATCCGGCACAGAACGGCTCCGGAACAGAACAACACCCCCCCAAAACACCAATTTACTATAACACGACGGGGGCCCAGGACAAATCGGAAAGGTAAGGGGAAGAGAAAACCTCTCTCCTCCCCTTGCAAAAAACTACTTTTTGTTCATTTTTTCTTTGACTTTTTCTTCGGCGCATCCGCGTGCTTCTTTTCCAAGGCGCTGTTGGGCGCCTTGGACCCTTTGTTTCGCTGATCCCGCAGCGTCTTCTGGGCGACCTCCCCACTGACGGGACGCCCCTTGCCGTAGCGGACCACGGCCTCCCGCCAATCGCCGCTCTCGTCGGGAGAATAGTCCCCGATCGCGCGGCGCAGCTGCACCAGGGCGACATACATCTCCTTGACGGAGTTGAGGTATTGGGTGCGCACCCCCTGATACGCCGTCTGAGCATTGATAAGGTCGATCTGCGCCCCCATGCCCTCCGAGTACATCAGCTCCGTGATGCGGAGCTCCTCCTCCGCGCGCTCCACCTGACGTTTTTTGTCCGTCTCCGCAACGGAGGCGTTCTTCCAATTGTTCATCGCCACGGCCAGGTCGCGGCGCGTCTGCTCCTCGAGGGATGCCAGGCTGTGCTCCGCAGCCTCGACCGTCCGGTTCGCGTTCAGCACGCCGTATTTCGTCCGGTTCCCATCGACGATAGGAATGCTCAGCCTCAGGGACGCCATCGCCTCCCCGTCCTGCGGGGTTGCCGAGAGCTTCGGATCCGCCCAGGCCGTCCACTGCGCTCCGAAGTCGAGGGTGGGAGCCATTCCCTTTCCCCTCAGCTTCTCGACGACGCGGGCCCTCTCCACCGCCAGACGGGCCGCCCGAACATCCGGACGGGCCTCCAGTGCCTTCTGAATGCCGGGAGTCACGTCAAAGACGGGGACGTGGAGCGTCTCCTCCATCGGGACGACCTCCATCCCCCCCGCGATATAGGAGAGATTGGCCAACAGGTTGAGGTAGGCCGTCTCGGACTCCTTGACCAGGCTTTCCGCCTCGACCACCTGGGCCTCGGCGCGAACGACATCCAGCTTGGGGACCAGCTGCTGGCGGAATTTTTCCGTCGTCACCCTCAGGTTCTCCGAGCGCTGGCGCAGGATGTCCTTCTGCAGCGCGACGTTCTCCCGCGCAAGGACGGCCGACCACCAGGTCTCCTCCGCCGTGGCGATCAGCGTATTGAGGTTCGCGTCGAACTGAGCGCGCTGCTCCTCATAGCCCAGGATGCGCTGACGTTCGTCCAGGGAATAGCTCCCCGAAATATCGATGCGTTGGGTCAGTCCCAGAGTCAGGCTGCCGGCGGTGACATCAGACTCCTTCCTCCCCATCGAGCTCTGCCCCGAGAGCCAGGACCCCGACGCCGAGACGGCGGCCTGAGGACGCTGATCCGCCACGCCGCTCAGCACTGCGTAGTACGCCGCCTCGACGGACTTTATGCCCGCCTGTAAAGAGTGATTCGCCTGAAGGACCTGCCGCAGATATTCATCGAGCTTCAGCGGCCCGGAAGCCCCAGCCGGCCCCGCACAGGCCCCCACCGCCAACGACAGCGACAAAACGAACCCGCAGAAACGTCTCAAATCGGCCACCTCGACAATCGAAAAATCAACACAAGCCCAATCCCCTCGGCTTCGAAAGACCACCGAAGCGCACCAACCAAAGCCCTATACCCTCCGAACGGGGTTCTACGATTATACTATAATGCAGCAGGCCGGAGATCACCGCGGCGTGCGCGGGTTTGCATCCAAATCCGCAGGTAAAATTTTTAACATATGGTAAAGTACGTTTCCCGGCGTCCGGCGGTATGTATCCAAAGGGCAGGCAGCCCGATGGGAGGAGAATGAAGCGCTCCGCCCATCGGGCTGCCTTGGTG
This region of uncultured Fretibacterium sp. genomic DNA includes:
- a CDS encoding ParA family protein, encoding MLIIGFCNLKGGVGKTTACQNVAVGLARLGKRVAVLDMDPQSNLSASFGISVVPGALQIFDLLSREARWDDVVTSKEGVDVIPSSLDLVMAELHPEGAIGKDTLLREALALVDPKRYDFILLDSPPQLGVFTRNVLTASNLLVVPMDGGFYSLAGLRLLNEAIPLFKARLNPRLAFLGILMTRHNPNVFISREVASEVRSFFGNLFFSAYIRQNVSLIEASSLGMSVFAYDPASNGAHDYKRVTAEFLERCQNHG
- a CDS encoding LysR family transcriptional regulator, yielding MNLSQLKYFQAVCQFGTITRASKELHISQPSISSAIRELEEEYGVILFQRRHHGMVVTEAGKRLLTMSRTLLSETERLNRVMTELSDERKILQIGIPSLLSLFILPKVIEAYKRKRPDVRIRVESSGRKEVFELLTEGELDLAILPCSTSGCFDSIYHTVPLFTLELGVCVAPGHPLSQKPVVTIEDLQSEDLVVFEQDYLHKEILFNRFKDEHLKPNILLETSQFSTILSLVQQGTAVSFVLKDVVEEWMKIKYIPISPQLNLDIRMIWRSDDYMFQSMKDFIHLLETMDKDDMRSSADIDAEASRIVPERQ
- a CDS encoding glutamate decarboxylase, with protein sequence MTRKSAGKISDELAALDARTRYLTPIFGSEASDVAMPDKKINRKPIEPRIASEMIREYLSIEGNATQNLATFCQTYMEPAAARLMAENLEKNAIDKDEYPMTADLENRCVDIIGSLWNADPGEKPMGTSTVGSSEACMLGGLAMLFRWKKLADAAGVDRNAKRPNLVISSGYQVCWEKFCRYWEIDMRLVPIDEDHLSLNMDTVMNYVDDYTIGVVAILGITYTGKYDDVCTLDKLVGSYNRNHPSLPIRIHVDGASGGMIAPFLEPDLKWDFRLENVWSISTSGHKYGLVYPGVGWVIWRSREALPEDLIFWVSYLGGEEATIAINFSRSASQIVGQYYMLMRNGFDGYKEIHQRTIDVARYMADEIGKMGLFEMLETAERVPIVCWRLRKDANVPWTLYDLEDRLRMHGWMVPAYPMPENMRDVDVQRLVLRQDFSMPLAMLCIREVKKQIEVLNGARVVLAGGIGDDKVRNGFDHSGR
- a CDS encoding amino acid permease, which translates into the protein MERQKEGKASGIDSLPYFSLDIRLKKKLKKGKDDMDTSNKAAPRNSTKKPAVTRPAHTLSFFGFFAITASMVMTVYEYPSFATSGFQLVFFLIVGGVLWCLPVALCSAEMATVEGWESGGIYSWVGKSLGQRWGFAALFFQWFQITVGFVTMAFFILAALAYAFDFSALYNNPLVMFFGVAVIVWTLTFTQLGGTKYTERISKIGFTGGIVVPVVILFVGLVAYFLTGGTSQIAMNFETLIPDFSNVDTLVIFASFILAYMGVEASASHVNELENPTKTYPMVMIVLTILAIMLDALGGLAIATTLSSETLEGNLSYGVIEAFIAIFITHFGPRFKGLVLMVSILLALGVLAEISSWIVGPSRALLEAANDGLLPPSFARTNKNGISVKTIVLQAMIVTLWDAVLCGSIVLAGGADSSVGYMTAIGLTVVIYLVGYVLFFLGYFVLILKKDNLKRVFQVPGGRAFKLIVAAVGMLMTIATLVISFFPSSKLSADDNRIYQVVLAVCFVISMAIPFVIYANRYRWNGSGSGAERSGGR
- a CDS encoding lytic transglycosylase domain-containing protein encodes the protein MNFHFMVRFFVGSVLMPLLFSSAASAELEFYGFPLAASQRKPQFAVLTASVSRDAHDAPSRMAKLEKHRKAQKKSIAALMRHYNSKLSQQAASQYAEYILQAGEKFQQDPFVVAAMIVKESSARHDAVSRGGDYGLMQVRWRVHRRSITQKYPHIKNAKAILDPQYNILVGTEILARYCASADDLRGGLMRYSAGNRKLAENIFAVLEGLQSSYQEHLTAL
- a CDS encoding TolC family protein, translated to MRRFCGFVLSLSLAVGACAGPAGASGPLKLDEYLRQVLQANHSLQAGIKSVEAAYYAVLSGVADQRPQAAVSASGSWLSGQSSMGRKESDVTAGSLTLGLTQRIDISGSYSLDERQRILGYEEQRAQFDANLNTLIATAEETWWSAVLARENVALQKDILRQRSENLRVTTEKFRQQLVPKLDVVRAEAQVVEAESLVKESETAYLNLLANLSYIAGGMEVVPMEETLHVPVFDVTPGIQKALEARPDVRAARLAVERARVVEKLRGKGMAPTLDFGAQWTAWADPKLSATPQDGEAMASLRLSIPIVDGNRTKYGVLNANRTVEAAEHSLASLEEQTRRDLAVAMNNWKNASVAETDKKRQVERAEEELRITELMYSEGMGAQIDLINAQTAYQGVRTQYLNSVKEMYVALVQLRRAIGDYSPDESGDWREAVVRYGKGRPVSGEVAQKTLRDQRNKGSKAPNSALEKKHADAPKKKSKKK